In a single window of the Mangifera indica cultivar Alphonso unplaced genomic scaffold, CATAS_Mindica_2.1 Un_0032, whole genome shotgun sequence genome:
- the LOC123206323 gene encoding disease resistance protein RGA2-like has translation MLETIVSGIVEKVLGKLISLASDEVSLAWGVKNDVQQLADTLKTIKVVLLDAEEKQIHDSKLRVWLEKLKEVCYNAEDILDEVEVEDLRKQVVHHQSITRKVCHFFSSSNLVVFRFTLGHKIKEIKKRLAKITADKNDFILTEKIDSNHVIDRERETHSFVRDSNVIGRDKDKEEIIRILLCPSYRNVSVSIIPIVGLGGLGKTTLAKLVYNDEIVGDHFKLKMWVCVSDEFSLKKVLIDIISSATEQKCIQMSLDQLQRKLRDIIRHEKYLLVLDDVWNENEGLWCDLKELLTKCVSGSKIIVTTRSDRVASIMGTISTYKLKGLALNDCLSVFVKYAFKEGQEKQHSKLIEIGKEIVKKCGGIPLAVRALGSLLYSSTSEQEWINVKDNEIWKFIFEIHDLMHDVATSLFQNECLRLKRGSQIACKTYRHLFFHGEVVARNCIASLSNVRSVIFSSTIGDDITISQSFLELLISRFQFLRMLDLYNLGIKVVPKGVGTLKHLRYLELGRNPEIKKLPSSIYKLQNLQLLSLRNCEELKGLTREVKYLISLRVLVLTTMQKHLPSNEIGYLNSLRYLIIRNCSNLEYLCEDIGRLRALRMLIISECPRLISLPRGVRNLSSLEDLRIRSCARLNLDLSTGSDNHAELNSTGPPLRSLEITDLSQLVKLPQWLLQCLTNTLGELFIRGCPELSSLPEDMNRLVSLREVRIEGCLKLTERCKPEAGEDWPKIAHIPNIQLDGAIIKSTEN, from the exons atgttagaaacaATTGTCTCTGGTATTGTTGAGAAAGTGTTGGGCAAGCTGATATCCCTTGCTTCTGATGAAGTGTCTTTGGCATGGGGTGTCAAGAATGATGTACAACAACTTGCTGACACTTTAAAAACTATCAAAGTTGTTCTCTTAGATGCTGAGGAGAAACAAATTCATGATTCAAAGCTGAGAGTTTGGCTAGAAAAGCTTAAAGAGGTTTGCTATAATGCAGAAGATATTTTAGATGAAGTTGAGGTGGAAGATCTACGTAAGCAAGTGGTGCATCATCAAAGCATTACAAGAAAGGTATGCCACTTTTTTTCATCATCAAATCTAGTTGTTTTCCGTTTTACGTTGGGGCataaaattaaagagattaaaaagaggTTAGCAAAAATAACAGCTGATAAGAATGATTTTATTCTCACTGAAAAAATTGATAGCAATCATGTTATAGATAGGGAGAGGGAAACCCACTCATTTGTACGTGATTCAAATGTTATTGGTAGAGATAAAGACAAAGAGGAGATTATAAGAATCTTATTGTGTCCAAGTTATAGAAATGTGAGTGTTTCTATCATTCCTATTGTTGGGCTAGGAGGTTTAGGAAAAACCACACTTGCAAAATTGGTGTATAATGATGAAATAGTGGGTGATcattttaagttgaaaatgtGGGTTTGTGTGTCTGatgaattttctttaaaaaaggtTCTAATTGACATCATTAGTTCTGCAACTGAGCAAAAATGTATTCAAATGAGTTTAGACCAATTGCAAAGGAAACTACGTGATATTATaagacatgaaaaatatttgttagtTTTGGATGATGTTTGGAATGAAAACGAGGGGTTGTGGTGTGatttaaaagaattattaacGAAGTGTGTTAGTGGGAGTAAAATCATAGTAACTACACGTAGTGACCGTGTTGCTTCAATTATGGGTACTATATCTACATACAAGTTAAAAGGTCTTGCCCTTAATGATTGTTTGTCTGTGTTtgttaaatatgcatttaaagAAGGGCAAGAAAAACAACATTCCAAACTTATAGAGattggaaaagaaattgtaaaaaaatgtgGAGGTATTCCATTAGCAGTAAGAGCGCTAGGGAGTCTTCTTTATTCCTCAACTTCTGAACAAGAGTGGATAAATGTGAAAGATAATGAGATATGGAA GTTTATATTTGAAATACATGATCTGATGCATGATGTTGCCACATCATTGTTCCAAAATGAGTGTTTAAGACTGAAAAGGGGTAGCCAAATTGCTTGCAAAACTTATCgacatttattttttcatggtgAAGTGGTTGCTCGAAACTGCATAGCTAGCTTGAGTAATGTGAGAAGCGTTATATTTTCTTCAACTATTGGTGACGATATCACTATTAGCCAATCTTTTTTGGAATTACTTATCTCAAGATTTCAATTTTTGCGGATGTTAGATTTATATAATCTAGGCATAAAAGTAGTGCCTAAAGGAGTTGGTACTCTTAAGCATTTGAGATATTTGGAACTAGGAAGAAACccagaaataaaaaaactccCGAGTTCCATTTACAAGCTACAAAATTTGCAACTTTTATCACTGAGGAATTGTGAGGAACTAAAAGGGTTAACAAGAGAAGTAAAGTACTTAATTAGTCTCAGAGTGTTAGTCTTAACAACAATGCAAAAGCATCTACCAAGCAATGAAATTGGCTACTTGAATTCTCTTCGATATTTGATTATTCGCAATTGCAgcaatttagaatatttgtgtGAAGATATTGGTCGCCTGAGAGCCCTTCGAATGCTCATAATTTCTGAATGTCCACGGTTAATCTCATTACCACGTGGTGTACGAAACTTAAGCTCATTAGAAGACCTTCGTATCCGAAGTTGTGCAAGGCTTAATCTTGATTTGAGCACAGGATCAGACAATCATGCTGAACTCAATAGCACAGGGCCTCCCCTTCGATCCCTTGAAATTACTGATTTATCACAACTGGTGAAATTGCCGCAATGGCTTCTCCAGTGTTTGACAAACACTTTGGGTGAACTATTCATTCGTGGCTGTCcagaattgtcatctctaccaGAGGATATGAATCGTCTCGTCTCTTTGCGAGAAGTAAGAATTGAAGGCTGTCTTAAACTGACGGAAAGATGCAAACCAGAAGCAGGTGAAGATTGGCCTAAGATTGCTCATATCCCCAACATTCAACTTGACGGAGCGATTATCAAGTCAACCGAAAATTAG
- the LOC123206307 gene encoding subtilisin-like protease SBT2.3 isoform X1, which yields MESFQKLLLWVHLMALLFVGLFLSTLCQEDSDQAIAAVYIVTLKQAPSVHQYAQELKTLNDKHHSINRHGNSSRLTRFLKPRNASRSHLSPDSYISRVHDSILRKTLKGEKYLKLYSYHYLINGFSVLITPQQADKLSRRKLVANVVLDFSVRTATTHTPQFLGLPQGAWVQEGGYGTAGEGIVIGFIDTGIDPTHPSFADDVTERSYPVPSHFSGICEVTRDFPSGSCNRKLIGARHFAASAITRGIFNSSQDYASPLDGDGHGTHTASVAAGNHGIPVVVAGNHFGKASGMAPRSHIAVYKALYKSFGGFAADVVAAIDQAAQDGVDIINLSITPNRRPPGIATFFNPIDMALLSAVKAGIFVVQAAGNTGPSPKSMSSFSPWIFTVGAASHDRVYSNSIYLGNDVVIPGAGLAPGTDKDYTLISALHALSDDTTVGDDMYVGECQESSNFNKDMVRGKLLICSYSIRFVLGLSTIKQALETAKNLSSVGVVFYMDPFVIGFQLNPTPLRMPGIIIPSPDGSKVLLQYYNSSLERDEHTKKIIRFGAVACISGGLKANFSTPAPKVMYYSARGPDPEDTFLDNADLMKPNVVAPGNFIWAAWSSLGTDSVEFQGESFAMMSGTSMAAPHVAGLAALIKQKFPTFSPSAIASALSTTATLYDKEGGPIMAQRNYAKPDENQLQATPYDMGSGFVNATASLDPGLIFKSSYNDYMSFLCSINGSQPVVLNYTGQSCWTYNSTITGADLNLPSITIAKLIHSRTVQRIVTNIADEDEYYSIGWSAPYGVSIKVSPSHFSIASGKKQVLNVFFNATMSSTVASFGRIGLFGHKGHVVNMPVAVIVKMS from the exons ATGGAGAGCTTTCAGAAGTTGCTGTTATGGGTTCATTTAATGGCGCTTCTCTTTGTGGGGTTATTTCTCTCCACTCTATGTCAGGAAGATTCAGATCAGGCAATTGCAGCTGTGTACATTGTTACTCTAAAGCAAGCTCCTTCTGTTCATCAGTATGCTCAAGAGCTTAAAACGTTGAATGATAAGCATCATTCCATTAACAGACATGGAAATTCTAGTAGATTAACTAGATTTCTCAAACCAAG GAATGCTTCAAGATCCCATCTGAGCCCTGATTCTTATATCTCTCGAGTTCATGATTCAATATTAAGGAAGACATTGAAGGGGGAGAAGTATCTGAAGCTTTATAGCTACCACTACCTGATTAATGGCTTTTCGGTGCTCATTACCCCACAACAg GCAGATAAGCTTTCAAGGAGGAAATTAGTGGCAAATGTAGTTTTGGATTTTTCTGTTAGAACTGCAACTACACATACTCCACAGTTCTTGGGTTTGCCACAGGGTGCCTGGGTTCAAGAAGGTGGATATGGAACAGCTGGAGAAGGAATAGTGATAGGGTTTATTGATACGGGTATTGATCCAACTCACCCAAGTTTTGCTGATGATGTAACTGAACGCTCGTATCCAGTCCCTTCCCATTTTTCGGGCATTTGTGAGGTTACCCGGGATTTTCCATCTGGTTCATGCAATAGGAAGCTCATTGGTGCCCGGCATTTTGCGGCCTCTGCTATAACAAGAGGAATTTTCAACTCAAGTCAGGACTATGCTTCACCATTAGATGGTGATGGCCATGGCAC GCACACAGCTTCTGTTGCTGCAGGAAACCATGGTATTCCAGTGGTTGTTGCTGGAAATCACTTTGGAAAAGCAAGTGGGATGGCTCCTCGTTCACA TATTGCTGTTTACAAGGCGCTGTACAAGAGCTTTGGGGGGTTTGCTGCAGATGTTGTTGCTGCCATAGACCAG GCAGCGCAGGATGGAGTTGACATTATAAACTTATCAATTACTCCCAACCGGCGTCCTCCTGGTATTGCAACCTTTTTTAATCCCATTGACATGGCCCTGCTATCAGCTGTAAAGGCTGGCATTTTTGTTGTGCAAGCTGCTGGAAATACTGGACCTTCGCCTAAGAGCATGTCTTCCTTTAGTCCATGGATATTCACTGTAGGTGCTGCCTCTCATGACAGagtttattcaaactcaatatATCTTGGCAATGATGTTGTTATTCCTGGAGCTGGACTTGCAC CGGGAACTGATAAGGATTACACTCTGATTTCTGCACTTCATGCTTTGAGCGATGACACAACTGTTGGTGATGATATGTATGTGGGTGAATGCCAAGAGTCAAGTAACTTCAACAAGGATATGGTCCGAGGAAAACTCTTGATTTGTAGCTACTCAATTCGGTTTGTGCTTGGGCTCTCTACTATCAAACAGGCATTAGAAACAGCAAAAAATCTCAGTTCAGTGGGTGTTGTGTTTTACATGGATCCTTTTGTGATTGGTTTTCAGCTTAATCCAACTCCATTGAGAATGCCTGGCATCATAATTCCATCCCCAGATGGTTCCAAG GTTTTACTCCAATATTACAATTCTTCTTTGGAGAGAGATGAACATACAAAGAAAATTATCAGATTTGGAGCAGTGGCATGCATTTCGGGTGGGCTAAAAGCAAACTTCAGTACCCCAGCTCCAAAGGTTATGTATTATTCTGCAAGGGGACCCGATCCAGAGGACACCTTCCTTGACAATGCTGATCTAATGAAACCCAATGTGGTTGCTCCTGGAAATTTTATTTGGGCTGCTTGGAGTTCTCTTGGCACCGATTCAGTTGAATTCCAAG GTGAAAGCTTTGCAATGATGTCTGGAACTAGCATGGCTGCTCCTCATGTTGCTGGGCTTGCTGCACTGATTAAGCAAAAATTCCCCACTTTTAGTCCTTCAGCTATTGCATCTGCCCTTTCAACTACAGCAACTTTATATGACAAGGAGGGAGGACCGATAATGGCTCAGCGGAATTATGCCAAACCAGATGAAAATCAGTTGCAAGCAACACCATATGACATGGGAAGTGGGTTTGTCAATGCAACTGCATCACTGGATCCGGGTCTTATTTTCAAATCTA GTTACAATGATTACATGTCATTTCTCTGTAGCATTAACGGATCTCAGCCAGTGGTCTTGAATTACACTGGTCAGAGCTGCTGGACTTACAATTCCACCATCACCGGTGCTGATTTGAACTTGCCATCCATTACAATTGCAAAACTTATTCACTCGAGGACAGTCCAGAGAATTGTAACCAACATTGCTGATGAAGATGAGTACTATAGCATTGGTTGGAGCGCTCCATATGGAGTCTCCATCAAGGTGTCTCCGTCTCATTTCTCAATAGCCAGTGGCAAAAAACAGGTATTAAATGTATTCTTCAACGCGACGATGAGCAGTACAGTAGCGAGCTTCGGAAGAATTGGACTGTTTGGACATAAAGGGCATGTTGTAAACATGCCAGTGGCAGTGATAGTTAAAATGTCATAG
- the LOC123206307 gene encoding subtilisin-like protease SBT2.2 isoform X3 — translation MESFQKLLLWVHLMALLFVGLFLSTLCQEDSDQAIAAVYIVTLKQAPSVHQYAQELKTLNDKHHSINRHGNSSRLTRFLKPRNASRSHLSPDSYISRVHDSILRKTLKGEKYLKLYSYHYLINGFSVLITPQQADKLSRRKLVANVVLDFSVRTATTHTPQFLGLPQGAWVQEGGYGTAGEGIVIGFIDTGIDPTHPSFADDVTERSYPVPSHFSGICEVTRDFPSGSCNRKLIGARHFAASAITRGIFNSSQDYASPLDGDGHGTHTASVAAGNHGIPVVVAGNHFGKASGMAPRSHIAVYKALYKSFGGFAADVVAAIDQAAQDGVDIINLSITPNRRPPGIATFFNPIDMALLSAVKAGIFVVQAAGNTGPSPKSMSSFSPWIFTVGAASHDRVYSNSIYLGNDVVIPGAGLAPGTDKDYTLISALHALSDDTTVGDDMYVGECQESSNFNKDMVRGKLLICSYSIRFVLGLSTIKQALETAKNLSSVGVVFYMDPFVIGFQLNPTPLRMPGIIIPSPDGSKVLLQYYNSSLERDEHTKKIIRFGAVACISGGLKANFSTPAPKVMYYSARGPDPEDTFLDNADLMKPNVVAPGNFIWAAWSSLGTDSVEFQGESFAMMSGTSMAAPHVAGLAALIKQKFPTFSPSAIASALSTTATLYDKEGGPIMAQRNYAKPDENQLQATPYDMGSGFVNATASLDPGLIFKSNRCNVSAACI, via the exons ATGGAGAGCTTTCAGAAGTTGCTGTTATGGGTTCATTTAATGGCGCTTCTCTTTGTGGGGTTATTTCTCTCCACTCTATGTCAGGAAGATTCAGATCAGGCAATTGCAGCTGTGTACATTGTTACTCTAAAGCAAGCTCCTTCTGTTCATCAGTATGCTCAAGAGCTTAAAACGTTGAATGATAAGCATCATTCCATTAACAGACATGGAAATTCTAGTAGATTAACTAGATTTCTCAAACCAAG GAATGCTTCAAGATCCCATCTGAGCCCTGATTCTTATATCTCTCGAGTTCATGATTCAATATTAAGGAAGACATTGAAGGGGGAGAAGTATCTGAAGCTTTATAGCTACCACTACCTGATTAATGGCTTTTCGGTGCTCATTACCCCACAACAg GCAGATAAGCTTTCAAGGAGGAAATTAGTGGCAAATGTAGTTTTGGATTTTTCTGTTAGAACTGCAACTACACATACTCCACAGTTCTTGGGTTTGCCACAGGGTGCCTGGGTTCAAGAAGGTGGATATGGAACAGCTGGAGAAGGAATAGTGATAGGGTTTATTGATACGGGTATTGATCCAACTCACCCAAGTTTTGCTGATGATGTAACTGAACGCTCGTATCCAGTCCCTTCCCATTTTTCGGGCATTTGTGAGGTTACCCGGGATTTTCCATCTGGTTCATGCAATAGGAAGCTCATTGGTGCCCGGCATTTTGCGGCCTCTGCTATAACAAGAGGAATTTTCAACTCAAGTCAGGACTATGCTTCACCATTAGATGGTGATGGCCATGGCAC GCACACAGCTTCTGTTGCTGCAGGAAACCATGGTATTCCAGTGGTTGTTGCTGGAAATCACTTTGGAAAAGCAAGTGGGATGGCTCCTCGTTCACA TATTGCTGTTTACAAGGCGCTGTACAAGAGCTTTGGGGGGTTTGCTGCAGATGTTGTTGCTGCCATAGACCAG GCAGCGCAGGATGGAGTTGACATTATAAACTTATCAATTACTCCCAACCGGCGTCCTCCTGGTATTGCAACCTTTTTTAATCCCATTGACATGGCCCTGCTATCAGCTGTAAAGGCTGGCATTTTTGTTGTGCAAGCTGCTGGAAATACTGGACCTTCGCCTAAGAGCATGTCTTCCTTTAGTCCATGGATATTCACTGTAGGTGCTGCCTCTCATGACAGagtttattcaaactcaatatATCTTGGCAATGATGTTGTTATTCCTGGAGCTGGACTTGCAC CGGGAACTGATAAGGATTACACTCTGATTTCTGCACTTCATGCTTTGAGCGATGACACAACTGTTGGTGATGATATGTATGTGGGTGAATGCCAAGAGTCAAGTAACTTCAACAAGGATATGGTCCGAGGAAAACTCTTGATTTGTAGCTACTCAATTCGGTTTGTGCTTGGGCTCTCTACTATCAAACAGGCATTAGAAACAGCAAAAAATCTCAGTTCAGTGGGTGTTGTGTTTTACATGGATCCTTTTGTGATTGGTTTTCAGCTTAATCCAACTCCATTGAGAATGCCTGGCATCATAATTCCATCCCCAGATGGTTCCAAG GTTTTACTCCAATATTACAATTCTTCTTTGGAGAGAGATGAACATACAAAGAAAATTATCAGATTTGGAGCAGTGGCATGCATTTCGGGTGGGCTAAAAGCAAACTTCAGTACCCCAGCTCCAAAGGTTATGTATTATTCTGCAAGGGGACCCGATCCAGAGGACACCTTCCTTGACAATGCTGATCTAATGAAACCCAATGTGGTTGCTCCTGGAAATTTTATTTGGGCTGCTTGGAGTTCTCTTGGCACCGATTCAGTTGAATTCCAAG GTGAAAGCTTTGCAATGATGTCTGGAACTAGCATGGCTGCTCCTCATGTTGCTGGGCTTGCTGCACTGATTAAGCAAAAATTCCCCACTTTTAGTCCTTCAGCTATTGCATCTGCCCTTTCAACTACAGCAACTTTATATGACAAGGAGGGAGGACCGATAATGGCTCAGCGGAATTATGCCAAACCAGATGAAAATCAGTTGCAAGCAACACCATATGACATGGGAAGTGGGTTTGTCAATGCAACTGCATCACTGGATCCGGGTCTTATTTTCAAATCTA ACAGATGTAATGTAAGTGCTGCTTGCATATAA
- the LOC123206307 gene encoding subtilisin-like protease SBT2.2 isoform X2, whose product MESFQKLLLWVHLMALLFVGLFLSTLCQEDSDQAIAAVYIVTLKQAPSVHQYAQELKTLNDKHHSINRHGNSSRLTRFLKPRNASRSHLSPDSYISRVHDSILRKTLKGEKYLKLYSYHYLINGFSVLITPQQGAWVQEGGYGTAGEGIVIGFIDTGIDPTHPSFADDVTERSYPVPSHFSGICEVTRDFPSGSCNRKLIGARHFAASAITRGIFNSSQDYASPLDGDGHGTHTASVAAGNHGIPVVVAGNHFGKASGMAPRSHIAVYKALYKSFGGFAADVVAAIDQAAQDGVDIINLSITPNRRPPGIATFFNPIDMALLSAVKAGIFVVQAAGNTGPSPKSMSSFSPWIFTVGAASHDRVYSNSIYLGNDVVIPGAGLAPGTDKDYTLISALHALSDDTTVGDDMYVGECQESSNFNKDMVRGKLLICSYSIRFVLGLSTIKQALETAKNLSSVGVVFYMDPFVIGFQLNPTPLRMPGIIIPSPDGSKVLLQYYNSSLERDEHTKKIIRFGAVACISGGLKANFSTPAPKVMYYSARGPDPEDTFLDNADLMKPNVVAPGNFIWAAWSSLGTDSVEFQGESFAMMSGTSMAAPHVAGLAALIKQKFPTFSPSAIASALSTTATLYDKEGGPIMAQRNYAKPDENQLQATPYDMGSGFVNATASLDPGLIFKSSYNDYMSFLCSINGSQPVVLNYTGQSCWTYNSTITGADLNLPSITIAKLIHSRTVQRIVTNIADEDEYYSIGWSAPYGVSIKVSPSHFSIASGKKQVLNVFFNATMSSTVASFGRIGLFGHKGHVVNMPVAVIVKMS is encoded by the exons ATGGAGAGCTTTCAGAAGTTGCTGTTATGGGTTCATTTAATGGCGCTTCTCTTTGTGGGGTTATTTCTCTCCACTCTATGTCAGGAAGATTCAGATCAGGCAATTGCAGCTGTGTACATTGTTACTCTAAAGCAAGCTCCTTCTGTTCATCAGTATGCTCAAGAGCTTAAAACGTTGAATGATAAGCATCATTCCATTAACAGACATGGAAATTCTAGTAGATTAACTAGATTTCTCAAACCAAG GAATGCTTCAAGATCCCATCTGAGCCCTGATTCTTATATCTCTCGAGTTCATGATTCAATATTAAGGAAGACATTGAAGGGGGAGAAGTATCTGAAGCTTTATAGCTACCACTACCTGATTAATGGCTTTTCGGTGCTCATTACCCCACAACAg GGTGCCTGGGTTCAAGAAGGTGGATATGGAACAGCTGGAGAAGGAATAGTGATAGGGTTTATTGATACGGGTATTGATCCAACTCACCCAAGTTTTGCTGATGATGTAACTGAACGCTCGTATCCAGTCCCTTCCCATTTTTCGGGCATTTGTGAGGTTACCCGGGATTTTCCATCTGGTTCATGCAATAGGAAGCTCATTGGTGCCCGGCATTTTGCGGCCTCTGCTATAACAAGAGGAATTTTCAACTCAAGTCAGGACTATGCTTCACCATTAGATGGTGATGGCCATGGCAC GCACACAGCTTCTGTTGCTGCAGGAAACCATGGTATTCCAGTGGTTGTTGCTGGAAATCACTTTGGAAAAGCAAGTGGGATGGCTCCTCGTTCACA TATTGCTGTTTACAAGGCGCTGTACAAGAGCTTTGGGGGGTTTGCTGCAGATGTTGTTGCTGCCATAGACCAG GCAGCGCAGGATGGAGTTGACATTATAAACTTATCAATTACTCCCAACCGGCGTCCTCCTGGTATTGCAACCTTTTTTAATCCCATTGACATGGCCCTGCTATCAGCTGTAAAGGCTGGCATTTTTGTTGTGCAAGCTGCTGGAAATACTGGACCTTCGCCTAAGAGCATGTCTTCCTTTAGTCCATGGATATTCACTGTAGGTGCTGCCTCTCATGACAGagtttattcaaactcaatatATCTTGGCAATGATGTTGTTATTCCTGGAGCTGGACTTGCAC CGGGAACTGATAAGGATTACACTCTGATTTCTGCACTTCATGCTTTGAGCGATGACACAACTGTTGGTGATGATATGTATGTGGGTGAATGCCAAGAGTCAAGTAACTTCAACAAGGATATGGTCCGAGGAAAACTCTTGATTTGTAGCTACTCAATTCGGTTTGTGCTTGGGCTCTCTACTATCAAACAGGCATTAGAAACAGCAAAAAATCTCAGTTCAGTGGGTGTTGTGTTTTACATGGATCCTTTTGTGATTGGTTTTCAGCTTAATCCAACTCCATTGAGAATGCCTGGCATCATAATTCCATCCCCAGATGGTTCCAAG GTTTTACTCCAATATTACAATTCTTCTTTGGAGAGAGATGAACATACAAAGAAAATTATCAGATTTGGAGCAGTGGCATGCATTTCGGGTGGGCTAAAAGCAAACTTCAGTACCCCAGCTCCAAAGGTTATGTATTATTCTGCAAGGGGACCCGATCCAGAGGACACCTTCCTTGACAATGCTGATCTAATGAAACCCAATGTGGTTGCTCCTGGAAATTTTATTTGGGCTGCTTGGAGTTCTCTTGGCACCGATTCAGTTGAATTCCAAG GTGAAAGCTTTGCAATGATGTCTGGAACTAGCATGGCTGCTCCTCATGTTGCTGGGCTTGCTGCACTGATTAAGCAAAAATTCCCCACTTTTAGTCCTTCAGCTATTGCATCTGCCCTTTCAACTACAGCAACTTTATATGACAAGGAGGGAGGACCGATAATGGCTCAGCGGAATTATGCCAAACCAGATGAAAATCAGTTGCAAGCAACACCATATGACATGGGAAGTGGGTTTGTCAATGCAACTGCATCACTGGATCCGGGTCTTATTTTCAAATCTA GTTACAATGATTACATGTCATTTCTCTGTAGCATTAACGGATCTCAGCCAGTGGTCTTGAATTACACTGGTCAGAGCTGCTGGACTTACAATTCCACCATCACCGGTGCTGATTTGAACTTGCCATCCATTACAATTGCAAAACTTATTCACTCGAGGACAGTCCAGAGAATTGTAACCAACATTGCTGATGAAGATGAGTACTATAGCATTGGTTGGAGCGCTCCATATGGAGTCTCCATCAAGGTGTCTCCGTCTCATTTCTCAATAGCCAGTGGCAAAAAACAGGTATTAAATGTATTCTTCAACGCGACGATGAGCAGTACAGTAGCGAGCTTCGGAAGAATTGGACTGTTTGGACATAAAGGGCATGTTGTAAACATGCCAGTGGCAGTGATAGTTAAAATGTCATAG